The Anoplopoma fimbria isolate UVic2021 breed Golden Eagle Sablefish chromosome 5, Afim_UVic_2022, whole genome shotgun sequence genome contains a region encoding:
- the phkg2 gene encoding phosphorylase b kinase gamma catalytic chain, liver/testis isoform, which translates to MTKDIVVGDELPDWVGAKEFYQKYDPKEVIGRGVSSVVRRCVHRHTGQELAVKIIEITAEKMTVQQLEEVKTSTLKEIQVLNMVKGHSSVITLIDSYESTTFIFLVFDLMRRGELFDYLTEKVTLSEKETRSMMRALLEAVQYLHSFNIVHRDLKPENILLDDHGHIKLSDFGFSVQLQPGEKLRELCGTPGYLAPEILKCSMDELHTGYGQEVDLWACGVILFTLLAGSPPFWHRKQMLMLRMIMEGHYQFSSPEWDDRSDTVKDLISRLLVLDPAVRLTAEQALAHPFFRQYQKEDVRLFSPRKTFRVLIVSVLACIRMYSRYRRARPLTREVLARDPYSLRGVRKLIDGCAFRIYGHWVKKGEQQNRAALFQNTAKIMLLGLEDFET; encoded by the exons ATGACCAAGGACATCGTTGTTGGAGATGAATTACCAGACTGGGTGGGAGCCAAGGAGTTTTACCAGAAATATGACCCAAAAGAGGTGATTGGCAG GGGTGTGAGCAGTGTGGTGCGCAGGTGTGTGCACAGACATACGGGTCAAGAGTTGGCAGTGAAGATTATTGAGATCACCGCAGAGAAGATGACAGttcagcagctggaggaggtgaaAACATCTACGCTGAAGGAGATCCAAGTCCTCAACATGGTGAAGGGACACTCTTCAGTCA TCACTCTTATCGATTCCTATGAGTCCACAACCTTCATATTTTTGGTGTTTGACCT CATGAGACGAGGAGAGCTATTTGACTACCTCACAGAAAAAGTTACTTTGAGTGAGAAGGAAACCAG GAGTATGATGCGAGCCTTGCTGGAGGCTGTGCAGTACCTTCACTCCTTCAACATTGTCCACCGGGACTTAAAGCCTGAAAACATTCTCCTTGATGATCATGGACACATCAAACTGTCAGACTTTGGATTCTCTGTTCAGCTACAACCTGGAGAAAAGCTTAGAG AGCTCTGTGGGACGCCTGGTTACTTGGCCCCTGAAATACTGAAATGTTCAATGGATGAATTGCACACGGGCTATGGCCAAGAGGTCGATCT CTGGGCATGTGGCGTGATCCTTTTCACCTTACTGGCCGGCTCACCACCGTTCTGGCATCGCAAGCAGATGCTGATGCTGAGGATGATCATGGAGGGTCACTATCAGTTCAGCTCACCAGAGTGGGATGACAGGTCTGACACTGTGAAAGATCTG ATATCCAGGCTGCTGGTGCTGGACCCAGCTGTCCGTCTCACTGCTGAGCAAGCTCTAGCACATCCCTTCTTCAGACAGTACCAGAAGGAGGATGTGCGACTCTTCAGTCCCAGAAAGACATTTAGG GTGTTGATAGTGAGCGTGCTGGCCTGTATCAGGATGTACAGCCGTTACCGCAGGGCTCGGCCGCTGACTCGGGAAGTGCTTGCCAGAGATCCGTACTCCCTTCGCGGTGTCCGCAAACTCATCGATGGCTGCGCATTCCGCATCTACGGGCACTGGGTGAAGAAAGGGGAGCAGCAGAACCGAGCCGCCCTCTTTCAGAACACAGCTAAAATCATGCTGCTGGGCCTGGAGGACTTTGAAACTTAA